In Colias croceus chromosome 8, ilColCroc2.1, a genomic segment contains:
- the LOC123693550 gene encoding uncharacterized protein LOC123693550, whose product MARHIDEDEIHLLLLEIKSDEENSSAREPEDHIEADPVHEMEDDDEVSIVNEEQFPDQDYEASSNTSSQRSIEDATPSTSADPSDLIIRPSRPILLGKDKHIWSSQQSRSQSRRPSRNIDI is encoded by the exons ATGGCTCGTCACATCGACGAAG atgagattcatttgttattattagaaATCAAAAGCGATGAGGAAAATTCATCTGCGAGAGAGCCTGAAGACCACATTGAGGCTGATCCAGTGCATGAAATGGAGGATGATGATGAAGTTTCTATTGTTAATGAAGAGCAATTTCCAGATCAAGATTATGAGGCAAGTAGTAATACATCTTCGCAACGTTCCATTGAAGACGCGACACCTAGCACTTCAGCTGACCCTAGCGATTTGATTATAAGACCATCGCGTCCCATTCTTCTTGGGAAAGATAAACATATATGGTCATCACAACAGTCAAGATCACAAAGCAGAAGACCTTCAAGGAACATAGATATTTAA